A single genomic interval of Helianthus annuus cultivar XRQ/B chromosome 13, HanXRQr2.0-SUNRISE, whole genome shotgun sequence harbors:
- the LOC110910950 gene encoding uncharacterized protein LOC110910950 translates to MATIYSGHRHHHHRNPIDDEDSDNFDSYNTNNSDEDHEPINPEKPILKPTIITKKLQQKPHQKTTPVAGKSMPVNIPDWSKILKESDQLRSDDEDEWLLPPHEYLARIRGISFSVHEGVGRTLKGRDLSRLRNAIWKQTGVELD, encoded by the coding sequence ATGGCAACGATATATTCCGGCCACCGCCACCATCATCATCGTAACCCTATCGACGATGAAGATTCCGACAACTTTGATAGCTATAACACCAACAACTCCGATGAAGATCATGAACCTATCAACCCAGAAAAACCCATCTTAAAACCAACAATAATCACAAAAAAACTACAACAAAAACCTCACCAAAAAACGACTCCTGTTGCTGGAAAGTCGATGCCGGTCAACATACCGGACTGGTCAAAGATCCTGAAGGAGTCAGATCAATTGAGATCAGACGATGAGGATGAGTGGCTGCTGCCACCACATGAATATTTAGCGAGAATAAGGGGTATTTCTTTTTCTGTACATGAAGGTGTTGGAAGAACACTTAAAGGTAGGGATTTAAGTAGGCTTAGAAATGCCATATGGAAGCAAACTGGTGTTGAACTAGATTAA